From a single Methanofollis sp. W23 genomic region:
- a CDS encoding bifunctional UDP-sugar hydrolase/5'-nucleotidase encodes MKVGLLLLAAGLLALSVYGAASLLPQEGPHEIAIMTTTDLHGHIFPYANKTGASIGGIERIARAKDAIATEVDGWVLLSAGDDLTGPLYATYGGEPELEAMSLAGYTAACPGNHEFDYGAAHYLNATRHAGFPLLSANLVTDDPALAAVIRPSMVVEVDGTSIGLFGLITPDLALITNPGPNVTVDPDYVGVARGEVKTLREEGAEIVVALSHMGAACDEDLARQVEGIDLIVGGHDHTYLCENVEGPGDWTTVIVHDGSQGERLGVLRCAITGDGIEDWQWETVPMDDSVGYDRAIREYLAPFQAAMKAQEQEAIGESTVAVDAVKAHLRTREMPLGDLIADAWLAWFGEADLAVVNSGGIRGDRVFPAGPVTHGMLAEILPFGNEVVIVRMNGTEVRQICEMSASALGPDFEGIQESGFLQVGGVQMTIDPGRPAYAAVYNGKAVQEVVCKGARVESVLVRDGEAWVPVEDEAMYTVLVNEYMAEGGDGYALFAGIPVERKVRTGVKAIEPVEAYVREYSPLTPVTDGRITSVLSGPPSPVVVAT; translated from the coding sequence ATGAAGGTCGGGCTCTTGCTCCTCGCCGCCGGCCTTCTTGCGCTCTCAGTCTATGGTGCGGCGTCGCTCCTCCCCCAGGAAGGCCCCCACGAGATCGCCATCATGACGACGACCGACCTCCACGGCCATATCTTCCCCTACGCAAACAAGACCGGCGCATCCATCGGGGGTATCGAGCGGATCGCACGCGCAAAGGACGCGATCGCCACAGAGGTCGACGGGTGGGTGCTGCTCTCGGCCGGGGACGACCTGACCGGTCCGCTGTACGCCACCTATGGCGGCGAGCCAGAACTGGAGGCCATGAGCCTCGCGGGCTACACCGCGGCCTGTCCGGGCAACCACGAGTTCGATTATGGGGCGGCGCATTACCTGAACGCCACCCGCCATGCCGGGTTCCCCCTCCTCTCGGCAAACCTCGTGACCGACGACCCCGCCCTTGCCGCGGTCATCAGGCCCTCCATGGTCGTCGAGGTCGACGGGACCTCCATCGGGCTCTTCGGCCTGATCACCCCTGACCTCGCCCTCATCACCAACCCTGGCCCGAATGTCACGGTCGACCCCGACTATGTGGGCGTGGCCAGGGGCGAGGTGAAGACCCTCAGGGAGGAGGGCGCCGAGATCGTCGTCGCCCTCTCGCATATGGGCGCGGCCTGCGACGAAGATCTTGCAAGGCAGGTGGAGGGGATCGATCTTATCGTCGGCGGGCATGACCATACCTATCTCTGCGAGAATGTCGAGGGGCCTGGAGACTGGACGACGGTCATCGTCCATGACGGCAGTCAGGGCGAGCGCCTCGGGGTTCTGAGGTGTGCGATCACCGGCGACGGGATCGAGGACTGGCAGTGGGAGACGGTGCCGATGGACGACTCGGTCGGATATGACCGGGCGATCAGGGAGTACCTCGCCCCCTTCCAGGCGGCGATGAAGGCGCAGGAACAGGAGGCGATCGGCGAGAGCACGGTGGCGGTCGACGCTGTGAAGGCGCACCTGCGCACGAGGGAGATGCCGCTCGGCGACCTCATCGCCGACGCCTGGCTGGCATGGTTCGGCGAGGCCGATCTCGCCGTCGTCAACAGCGGGGGGATCAGGGGCGACCGCGTCTTCCCGGCAGGTCCGGTGACGCACGGGATGCTCGCCGAGATCCTTCCTTTCGGGAACGAGGTCGTGATCGTCCGCATGAACGGGACCGAGGTCCGCCAGATCTGTGAGATGAGCGCCTCGGCCCTCGGCCCCGACTTCGAGGGCATCCAGGAGTCGGGGTTCCTCCAGGTCGGGGGCGTGCAGATGACGATCGATCCGGGCAGGCCCGCCTATGCCGCGGTCTATAACGGGAAAGCGGTACAGGAAGTGGTGTGCAAGGGCGCACGGGTCGAGTCGGTTCTTGTCAGGGACGGCGAGGCGTGGGTGCCGGTCGAGGACGAAGCGATGTACACCGTCCTGGTCAATGAGTATATGGCGGAAGGGGGCGACGGATATGCCCTCTTCGCCGGGATCCCGGTGGAGAGAAAGGTCAGGACCGGGGTCAAGGCCATTGAACCGGTGGAGGCCTATGTCAGGGAGTACTCCCCTCTCACCCCGGTCACCGACGGCCGGATCACCTCTGTCCTGTCAGGTCCGCCCTCACCCGTGGTAGTGGCGACGTGA
- a CDS encoding DUF2115 domain-containing protein has product MFTLDEVDVICAEMKDAETRRELLAAVGRGISSFQVTDLRAMMENFRRKTKDLEPGYRRLLLPKVEEQVMGAYHDLALTCQGKKPLDDGPVDPSLPAYAEMVAEACRARVAAGKVPDLLVLKYLLAAYTMYVCGRPAHPVGTPFPGGLEVYAEGETYYCPVREKEGDVPFSLCPYCPARQDTGARTLHGEAEAERIENLGIIEESRRHYHG; this is encoded by the coding sequence GTGTTCACTCTCGACGAGGTGGACGTGATCTGTGCTGAGATGAAAGATGCGGAGACGAGACGTGAACTCCTCGCGGCCGTCGGGCGCGGGATCTCCTCCTTCCAGGTCACCGACCTGCGGGCGATGATGGAGAACTTCAGGAGAAAGACCAAAGACCTCGAACCCGGATACCGGCGCCTCCTCCTCCCGAAGGTGGAGGAGCAGGTGATGGGGGCATACCACGACCTTGCCCTCACCTGCCAGGGGAAAAAACCCCTCGACGACGGACCGGTGGACCCCTCGCTCCCGGCCTATGCCGAGATGGTCGCGGAAGCATGCCGGGCCAGGGTGGCGGCCGGGAAAGTGCCCGACCTCCTTGTCCTCAAGTACCTCCTTGCGGCCTACACGATGTACGTCTGCGGCCGCCCTGCCCACCCGGTCGGGACGCCGTTTCCTGGCGGGCTCGAGGTCTATGCTGAGGGCGAGACCTATTATTGCCCGGTGAGAGAGAAGGAAGGGGACGTCCCCTTCTCCCTCTGCCCATACTGCCCGGCGCGGCAGGACACCGGCGCCCGCACCCTCCACGGCGAGGCCGAAGCGGAGAGGATCGAAAACTTGGGGATCATCGAGGAGTCACGTCGCCACTACCACGGGTGA
- a CDS encoding YigZ family protein, giving the protein MPAHQTMRVMRELAAVKTEVKRSRFYAHLYALDDPDEMAEVLDLHRKAYRKAAHHCSAVRFLSGNTPVETTKNDGEVGHPGKALLGVLEKHALDRHALVVSRIFGRIKLGPGGVTRAFRDAAECAAEYYLHEGEGSR; this is encoded by the coding sequence ATGCCGGCCCATCAAACCATGAGGGTGATGCGCGAACTTGCTGCGGTGAAGACTGAGGTGAAAAGATCGCGCTTTTACGCCCATCTCTATGCCCTTGACGACCCTGACGAGATGGCGGAGGTGCTCGACCTCCACAGAAAAGCGTACCGCAAGGCCGCCCACCACTGCTCTGCCGTGCGGTTCCTTTCAGGCAACACCCCGGTCGAGACGACCAAGAACGACGGCGAGGTCGGCCACCCAGGCAAGGCCCTCCTCGGGGTCCTGGAAAAGCACGCCCTCGACCGCCACGCCCTCGTCGTCTCCAGGATCTTTGGCAGGATCAAACTCGGCCCAGGCGGGGTGACCAGGGCCTTCAGGGACGCGGCCGAGTGTGCGGCCGAGTATTATCTGCATGAGGGTGAAGGGTCCAGGTGA
- a CDS encoding cupredoxin domain-containing protein: MHAMVRLLALGALVAFVMAAGCTGEPGTGTVTPTPTPIEMNVTVTETETANETVNETETMPETTVGVVNETSNETINETETEEIEPSGESVTFDLSALNNEFNTDEISVPAGAPVIINFDNQDEGVDHNFAAYKTDAAVEVIFRGDVITGPAEVSYTFTAPEEPGTYFFRCDVHPTQMTGDFIVT, from the coding sequence ATGCACGCGATGGTACGCTTGCTGGCCCTCGGCGCCCTGGTTGCCTTTGTCATGGCGGCGGGGTGTACGGGGGAACCAGGGACAGGGACGGTGACGCCCACGCCCACACCGATCGAGATGAACGTGACGGTAACCGAGACCGAGACAGCGAATGAGACGGTGAATGAGACCGAGACGATGCCTGAGACCACGGTCGGGGTCGTGAACGAGACCTCCAATGAGACGATAAACGAGACCGAGACTGAAGAAATCGAGCCCTCAGGGGAGAGCGTGACCTTTGACCTGAGCGCCCTGAACAATGAGTTCAACACCGACGAGATCAGTGTCCCGGCCGGTGCGCCGGTGATCATCAACTTCGACAACCAGGACGAGGGAGTCGACCACAACTTTGCGGCGTACAAGACCGATGCCGCCGTCGAGGTGATCTTCCGCGGCGATGTCATCACCGGCCCGGCCGAGGTCTCCTACACCTTCACCGCACCTGAAGAGCCGGGGACCTACTTCTTCCGCTGCGACGTCCACCCGACACAGATGACCGGTGACTTCATCGTGACCTGA